The genomic DNA CATAGGGCAGCATAAAGCAGAATTAATATTAAAAGGTTTTACAGCAAGTACCATAGCTTCAAGGGTATTAACGGATATCAATGGAATATTTAAAGCATAGCAAAGTCCTGTAGCAGTAGTAGCCCCAATTCTTAAACCAGTATAAGACCCAGGGCCTTTAGAAATAGCAATAGCTTGTAAATCTTTGAGTGTATATTGACTTAGCTGAACTATATGCTCTATAATGGTTAATAAAGATTCTGCATGTGATCGGGCTATGAATAAGCTTTGATACGCTAATAGCTTTCCTTCTCGATGTAAAGCTACTGAACAAACAGAAGTGCTAGTTTCTATGCTAAGTATTAAAGACATCAATAACAGTTTTTTTATAATATTTTAAATAATACTAGAGTTGTTTAAACAACAATAGATAGCCATAACCAATTCTTTTAAAATAGTGTATCTATTTAGAAAGTCTAGTAAGCTGATTTATGCTCTTAATAACCTGCTCTTGGATGGTACTAAAATCACAATGCTGCTGGCTCGAAATATATACATACGCTAATAAAAAATGTGTATCGCTATTAGGTAGCAAGTGCTTATTAAGTCTATAAGCCTCCTTTATCTTACGCTTGATAGCATTTCTATCAACAGCATGTTTAACCTTTTTTTTAGGCACACTAAATAATACTTGGTGGCAGGTTATATTATTTTTATCACAAGGTAAATAGATGAGTCGTATAGGATATAAGTCCCATATAGGTTTGCCTTGTTCAAAA from Candidatus Amoebophilus asiaticus 5a2 includes the following:
- the tsaB gene encoding tRNA (adenosine(37)-N6)-threonylcarbamoyltransferase complex dimerization subunit type 1 TsaB — protein: MSLILSIETSTSVCSVALHREGKLLAYQSLFIARSHAESLLTIIEHIVQLSQYTLKDLQAIAISKGPGSYTGLRIGATTATGLCYALNIPLISVNTLEAMVLAVKPFNINSALCCPMIDARRMEVYCLITEASGTILEEAQPHIVTENSFLNWLNTRQILFFGDGAEKCKPILSSHQHAIFIDGIYPSAEHIGALAYQTFEQNKFVDIADFSPLYLKPFQSSATIPSV
- the rnpA gene encoding ribonuclease P protein component, with the translated sequence MKFTTIKRNTFKAHERLKSKKLAQQLFEQGKPIWDLYPIRLIYLPCDKNNITCHQVLFSVPKKKVKHAVDRNAIKRKIKEAYRLNKHLLPNSDTHFLLAYVYISSQQHCDFSTIQEQVIKSINQLTRLSK